The genome window ttcgaaaacAACACTAttgaaacatttgaaaataatattattaaaatgacaGTTTAGATTGAATAGTTTGTAGATTAATATGTTCTCGGAGGATGTAGATTAAcgatatatttatgtttaaaattttaatttggatttttaattattttttatttttttatgcattATAAAAAGTAGGGTCAATTGTATCAAATAGAGCGAGCTGAGATAGATTGTTCTCAAATCCACCACTGCTCCACAGTTGGAACACTTGCCCTGCTTCATTACAGATGTGTAACCTTACCACTTCTATAGATGTTAGATATATCTCACTCCATCccacatcaatttatttttgttaattatttctaaaattttaaatttttataagacAATTAAgcataacttttttttaaatctaaacatAAAAGCCTTTTTATAATGCATTTGtacattttatcatttgaatggttatacatattatattatacgagtaaaataataattttatatagtaaagagcaaataattattataactgCTTCGTGCCAATTAtccaccaaaaaaaattatccaattTGCCATACCTTGCAACTATACTTCatagaaaaatttattcaatttaaaattaaacgaTTCAAAATCTATGAAACGAATCTTTTTCTATCATCCtcaaatatataatacttaaaaaaaggtggcttttaattttcatacaagAAGAAACAAGCCACACTGCGTGAACTTGTTGACAAAACGATGGCCTCTATCTTCTTCACTTTGACTAGGTGAAGTTCCATTTTGTCAAAACCTAATaaagttttttatataatgattaaaaggcataaatttaatataaacccaaaattgaaatttatttatagcATTCTTACCATCAAATCAAACCAACACCAATGAGATTTTTAAAGATTGAAAATGAAGaatgatatttaaaatggaagaaaaaaacaaatttacttGCAATAACCTTGAGAAACATCATCCACAAAAGCTTTAAGGTTCATATCCATGGACCCACCTTCCATGGCGGCTTCCCTGGCTAACCCTTTCCATTTCTCTACATTTTTCTTCACTTCCATCCCTTTCTCATCATCCCCCATCACCACATCCAAGCACCTAACGATCTCATCACGTTCCACCATCCCTTCTTCATTAGTGCTCACTCTCACCCCAGTGCCCCACACATCTTCAATCAGCTTCGCACTAGTCCCTTGATCCGTCCACTGAGGAAAAGCTACCATCGGTACACCGGCAACCAAGCTCTCTAACGTCGAGTTCCACCCACAATGCGTCACAAAGCAACCCAACGACGGATGAGACAACACTTCTACTTGCGAACACCATGGAACCACCATTCCAATTTGTTCCAATTCTTCCCTGCAAGTTAActtatcttcttctttctcttcttcgcCTCTATCTTTCCGGTTCCTCATCACCCATAAAAACGGTCGCCGGCTGGATATTAAAGCTCGAGCGATTTCCTCCACTTGTTGCTTCTTCAACGCCGCGATACTCCCGAAGGAAACGTAAACGACGGCCGATTTTGGTTTGGAGTCTAACCATTGGATGTAATCTTTTGAATCGGATTGAAAAAGATCGACTCTTAAGGAATTATCTAATGCGTCTTTTGAGTTAAAGAATGAAGATGGGACTAAAGGTCCAATACCAACTGTCTTGAACTTTTCAATGGCGTTTAATGCTTCGTGTTCCAAAGCATCGAAGGTGTTAATAAGGATTTTAGCGTTGGGTTCTTCTGCGAGGACGTCCATTTGTTCTTGGAACAACGACAGTGCCGATTGGTAAACGTTCGAAGCGATGACGAACGATGGAAGGTCGCGGGGGAAGAGTGGCGGTAGACCTGGTAATTTTATCGAACACTTCGGGTTTGTTTCATCAGCTTGAGCTTTAATGGCGGATTCGTATCCGTTGAAGTAAAAATAATAGATGTCGAAAACGGTGGCGGGTTGAATCCAGAGTAAAGCTGACGGGATGTGATGTTTACGCGCCACCTCCGCAGCCCAATGAAGGCATAAAGAGTAGACAATGCAAGTAATGGGTTTACCTTCGTTTTCACTACTTGTTATATACTCAGAGATGGCATCTTTGCCTCGTCGCTTGAATTCAGACAAGTAATGGTCTGTGTCATCGCCGGGTTTAATTCCGTAGTCGTAGCCATCTGAAAAAGGTAAAAACGATAGGCCTTCAGCGGTGGGGACTTTGGTCATGCGGCGGCTGGCGGAGATGCTGGTGATGTAAGTTACACGTACGCCGAGACGAATAAGATGTTTGGCGAATTGTAAGGTCGGGTTTATGTGGCCTTGTGCAGGATAGGTCACTACGATGAAATGAGGTTGTGGCATGATGGTGATGGCGGCGCGTGTTGGCGCGTGGGTAGTGAATTATCCTTTCTCTTTTTACTAATTTGGAGTAATTGGTGAAGGAAATTAATGGGTTTTTATCGTGATGAGAGGAATTCATAAAAGGTGACGTTTGAGCTGACGAATTTCATAGATTCCTAAACCTTTTTGGATTTATCTGGTGTTTTTTAAAGGCTTAGGTTGCAGCTTGATGCATGATGCTGTCAGAGACAGCTTCAGACTACACGACTCTTGGGGGACACTAAACTGGTAAGTTTATATTTGGTGAAACTACCTACCAAGTTATCCATCTATGCTTACACTGTTTTTTTActcactcaatttttaaaactttcgAAACGGTCACTCAATTAATTGAGTTCGATATTTTTGATCCATATCCCTTAAGCATTGTTAAATGCCTTATCTTTGCATATCTGGTAGATTAGGTATTTGTAAagttgagggttaatttttgaaatttatgattaaattgacataaaatataaattttgatggctaaatttgttattatactaattttaaagtattacCTCAACCTCGTGTCAAACCCTTAACTGAAATGgacagaaaaataaatttgattagtTAGGTgacaattttgaaagttttaaaagttgagtGTAAAAAAAGAAGCTTAAACATATTTGAGTGGCTTGCAATGTAGATTAGCTTCCATATTTTGATTACTCAacttttagattttacaaaatggtcactgaactattcgaaagttttcatttaagtaactaaattattcgaaatttataatttaagtcactaggccgttaaatatttttttaagtccGATTAGCAAGCTCCAAATAGGGGTGATATCAGTTCGGTTTGGTTGAGTTTTTCAAATCTTTTGAATTGTCCATCATAATTAGGTTTGGCTCGGTTCAGTTtttccatattaattttttattttgattttttaaatttattttgataaaatgagcTTTGTTTTATggcttttgaatattatttgacaaaatttcaagatttttttcataaatatttctaaaatacaataatcttttaaaaattttaaataatttacactattttaaatataaaatatttatttttatatcataaaaaataaaatgacttatatattaaaaaaaaacacaattcaGTTTAGTTTTAGGTAACTGCAATTTTTAAACTTGCATTCCATAAATCATCTAAATACCTTGGTTAGGGTTGGTTTTCGATTTGGTTAGTTTGTTTGCACAACCTTAGCTCTAAGCGACTATTCGACGATTGATACAGTGAATCAGTACACATTGATAAGTAAAAGAACATACTTTAAATCCAAATTGATCTAACGGTTAGTGTCAGAGAtcgaagaagaaagttgtttagattttaatttgtaaatttgtgacgttcaaaactatttcatgaaaaaaaattgaactatagaaaagaagagaagagatcTTTCGGTTGGTGCAAGCATTGCAAGCGGAGAAGGCCatacaataacaattttaacagTCCATcaagttaaatgaaaattttcaaatagttcaatgaccattttgtagTTTTTTTAAGCTGActgatcaaaacataaatttactaataatttagcaACCTTGAATGTAGTTtactcaaattattaataatgatgatttttttttttttgtgatggAATTTcgattgaattttattaattaattttaaaaaaaatttataaatcgaagtaaatttagggaaaatctactcttttttgatacaatgcttaGAGCTACCCATAGCCGTCCCCACTTTTAAATAGGAGAACAAACTCAAACTCACATCCTCCTACACTGACAACAATGCCGATGCTAATCAAATTAAGACTTAGTTGACAACTACATCaacttttaattattcatattttgtaaaagtaatttttggtgaaagttATAGTGAAAGTTATCATATTGGTGGTTAGGTGTGATTGACCATTGAGTTATAATTATTATAGTATCAAGAAAAGTTAACCGAGTTGATTAGAGTGTGAggtgaataaattaatttttcaaaattttaatagtagGAATGGAAGAATATTTTTACAATGTTATTTCATgaattatgtaaatatattaattgacgtgacaaattaatttaacattaatatcttaattaaaatgattatatatatttttacaaagtaACAAATAACGTTACgagggttttttgtttttacatttttatataaaatttataaaatcaatttaaacccGTAATAAatctctaaaaatatttaaacattttgaaattttaactcGAGACAAACCGTAGTTTCTAGccaaaattttaccattacaattaaaattttatttatttttatataaaattgtccATAATTTTTTCACATGGTGAGTgttgttaatatattttgaaaacaaatttagatatattactgaaaatcaatttattttccaTAAAAACTTTGGAGTATTATTAGTATAGGTCTAGATTTATATGGTGGCCCGAATATGAATTGGGCTTAATTGAAACCTACGAAAGGCCTGATCTAGTAGTTAAAAGTgattaaaccatttttattaaaagcttAATTAAACGGGAGATACTTAAACTATTAGGTTTGTTTGAGTTaggtatttaaattattttttatcgatCCGAGTACCTAAACTTTGAATTAGTTATTGAAATAAGTACATGCTGTTAgtgttgttaaaaaaaaaaaaaactctagcCAATGGTATCGTCTCACGTTATTATTAGCGATAGAGTC of Gossypium raimondii isolate GPD5lz chromosome 3, ASM2569854v1, whole genome shotgun sequence contains these proteins:
- the LOC105796462 gene encoding phloretin 4'-O-glucosyltransferase — protein: MPQPHFIVVTYPAQGHINPTLQFAKHLIRLGVRVTYITSISASRRMTKVPTAEGLSFLPFSDGYDYGIKPGDDTDHYLSEFKRRGKDAISEYITSSENEGKPITCIVYSLCLHWAAEVARKHHIPSALLWIQPATVFDIYYFYFNGYESAIKAQADETNPKCSIKLPGLPPLFPRDLPSFVIASNVYQSALSLFQEQMDVLAEEPNAKILINTFDALEHEALNAIEKFKTVGIGPLVPSSFFNSKDALDNSLRVDLFQSDSKDYIQWLDSKPKSAVVYVSFGSIAALKKQQVEEIARALISSRRPFLWVMRNRKDRGEEEKEEDKLTCREELEQIGMVVPWCSQVEVLSHPSLGCFVTHCGWNSTLESLVAGVPMVAFPQWTDQGTSAKLIEDVWGTGVRVSTNEEGMVERDEIVRCLDVVMGDDEKGMEVKKNVEKWKGLAREAAMEGGSMDMNLKAFVDDVSQGYCK